Proteins co-encoded in one Schaalia radingae genomic window:
- a CDS encoding DUF1003 domain-containing protein has product MADRLDTPADRRRRLPRINLESEGMGRAAERLARFSGTPQFIVYLTVFVALWIGWNTLAPDRLQFDKAELGFTALTLMLSLQASYSAPLILLAQNRQDDRDRVQAEQDRQRAERNLTDTEYLTREIAGLRLSLQDMATRDFVRSELRDMLDELQEGNGTDEASLRARIRAELEDEVRQEVTQQVRAELAGQKDA; this is encoded by the coding sequence ATGGCTGACCGTTTGGACACACCCGCTGACCGCCGCCGCAGGCTCCCGCGCATCAACCTCGAATCGGAAGGAATGGGGCGCGCAGCCGAACGCCTCGCGCGTTTTTCCGGCACCCCGCAGTTCATCGTCTATCTGACGGTGTTCGTCGCCCTGTGGATCGGCTGGAACACTCTGGCGCCCGACAGGCTCCAATTCGACAAGGCAGAACTTGGTTTCACCGCACTGACGCTGATGCTGTCACTGCAGGCATCGTACTCGGCACCTCTGATCCTGCTGGCGCAGAACCGTCAGGACGATCGTGACCGCGTACAGGCCGAGCAGGACCGGCAGCGCGCCGAACGCAACCTGACGGACACGGAATACCTCACGCGCGAGATCGCCGGTTTGCGTTTGAGCCTGCAGGATATGGCCACCCGCGACTTCGTACGCTCCGAACTTCGTGACATGCTCGACGAACTCCAGGAAGGCAACGGAACCGACGAGGCGTCCCTACGCGCCCGGATCCGCGCCGAACTGGAAGACGAAGTCCGCCAGGAAGTGACCCAACAGGTCCGCGCCGAACTGGCTGGGCAGAAGGACGCCTAG
- a CDS encoding TIGR00730 family Rossman fold protein, whose amino-acid sequence MESQENHPHKRTYMRGPVMLRGNQIPKETSETRLLRPQKDTDWVHEDPWRVLRIQAEFVEGFGALSELGPAVSVFGSARTQEDDPYWEYAQMIGRLLVESGYAVITGGGPGAMAAANKGAFEAGGASVGLGIELPMEQAMNQWVNMGINFRYFFARKTMFVKYSCGFIVMPGGFGTMDELFEAVTLVQTGKVQAFPLVLIGSDYWGGLVEWVRSTMVTHGAISPGDPDLFTLVDDPREAVAIIRERTKE is encoded by the coding sequence ATGGAAAGTCAGGAAAACCATCCCCACAAACGCACCTATATGCGCGGCCCCGTTATGCTGCGAGGAAACCAGATACCGAAGGAAACCTCGGAAACGCGCTTGCTGCGGCCACAGAAAGACACTGACTGGGTGCATGAAGACCCGTGGCGCGTGCTGAGGATCCAGGCGGAGTTCGTTGAAGGGTTCGGAGCGCTGAGCGAGCTGGGGCCGGCTGTGTCGGTCTTTGGTTCGGCACGCACGCAGGAAGACGATCCGTATTGGGAATACGCGCAGATGATTGGCCGACTGCTGGTCGAATCGGGATATGCCGTCATCACCGGCGGTGGTCCGGGGGCGATGGCGGCGGCGAACAAAGGTGCTTTTGAAGCGGGCGGGGCTTCCGTCGGCCTGGGCATTGAGCTGCCGATGGAGCAGGCAATGAACCAGTGGGTGAACATGGGGATCAACTTCCGCTACTTCTTCGCCCGTAAGACCATGTTCGTGAAGTATTCGTGTGGATTCATCGTCATGCCCGGTGGTTTTGGCACGATGGATGAACTGTTCGAAGCGGTCACGCTGGTGCAGACCGGCAAGGTCCAGGCATTTCCGTTGGTCTTGATCGGGTCAGACTACTGGGGTGGGCTGGTCGAGTGGGTACGTTCCACAATGGTGACTCACGGTGCGATTTCGCCCGGTGACCCGGACCTGTTCACGCTCGTTGACGATCCGCGTGAAGCTGTCGCCATCATTCGTGAACGCACGAAAGAGTGA
- a CDS encoding DUF3117 domain-containing protein, with protein sequence MAAMKPRTGDGPLEATKEGRGIVMRIPSEGGGRLVIELTPEEAKDLSEALSQAV encoded by the coding sequence ATGGCAGCCATGAAACCTCGGACTGGTGACGGTCCCCTCGAGGCCACCAAAGAAGGGCGCGGCATTGTGATGCGTATTCCCAGTGAAGGTGGCGGACGGCTGGTCATCGAGCTCACGCCTGAGGAGGCGAAAGACCTCTCCGAGGCACTGTCACAGGCTGTGTGA
- a CDS encoding purine-nucleoside phosphorylase, giving the protein MTRSDVHTHGTCDDSADPTPGELARHAADTIARRSGIDHHDIALVLGSGWGGAADLIGETISEIPAAEVPGFFAPAVAGHVPVMRSIRVHGSDTVALVLGSRTHYYEGKGVRAVAHGMRTAAAAGARTVVLTNGCGGLNPQWSPGQAVLIRDHINLTGASPLEGATFVDLTDLYSQRLRTVAHTIDPTLPEGVYVQFPGPHYETPAEVKMAGILGGDLVGMSTTLEAIAAREAGMEILGISLMTNLAAGISPEPLSHAEVIAAGQEAAPRIARLLADIVQAIATDAE; this is encoded by the coding sequence ATGACCCGATCTGACGTTCACACTCACGGCACCTGCGACGACTCTGCCGACCCCACACCTGGTGAACTTGCGCGGCACGCAGCGGACACCATTGCGCGCCGCTCCGGCATCGACCACCACGACATTGCGCTCGTGCTGGGATCAGGATGGGGCGGAGCAGCCGACCTGATCGGTGAAACAATCAGCGAAATCCCTGCAGCAGAAGTGCCGGGCTTCTTTGCTCCCGCAGTGGCTGGCCACGTTCCCGTCATGCGCTCAATTCGGGTGCACGGATCTGACACAGTCGCCCTCGTCCTGGGTTCACGAACGCACTACTACGAAGGCAAAGGAGTGCGAGCGGTTGCCCACGGGATGAGGACGGCAGCGGCCGCAGGAGCTCGCACCGTCGTCCTGACCAACGGGTGTGGAGGGCTGAACCCACAGTGGAGCCCCGGCCAGGCGGTTCTGATCCGCGACCATATCAATCTCACCGGCGCTTCCCCGCTGGAGGGCGCTACATTTGTCGACCTGACCGACCTGTATTCGCAGCGTCTGCGCACTGTCGCTCACACGATTGACCCGACCTTGCCTGAAGGCGTGTATGTCCAGTTCCCCGGCCCACACTATGAAACCCCCGCCGAAGTGAAGATGGCAGGGATCCTGGGCGGCGACCTGGTGGGCATGTCCACCACGCTCGAGGCGATAGCGGCGCGCGAAGCCGGCATGGAGATCCTCGGCATCTCACTCATGACGAATCTGGCAGCAGGAATCTCACCTGAACCCCTCTCGCATGCCGAGGTGATCGCAGCCGGTCAGGAGGCCGCTCCCAGAATTGCGCGCCTCTTGGCTGATATCGTTCAGGCAATCGCAACTGATGCTGAGTGA
- a CDS encoding magnesium transporter MgtE N-terminal domain-containing protein has protein sequence MNTAAPTTVTPGRRRIFVAKLAGTGVFDPLGEKVGTIHDVVVAMRLKTPANVIGFVIEVGPRRRIFLPFTRVTSIESGAVIITGLLNLRRFNQRPAEALVISQLFDRIITMNDGSGEAKILDVAMEQRRPRDWVLTKLHVQRQRLNTLGFRRGGETLTVDIPQTTGLFIADSDQTATALIQYTEDMKAADLADFLHDLPADRQLAVAQELPEHRLADVLEELGDDDRVQIVSALETGRAADILDEMQPDDAADLISELPDPIAQSLLARMGPEEAQDVRRLLTYAESTAGSLMTTEPVILGPDATVAQMLAAVRRTDLPASLASIVCVTRPPQETPTGPFLGVVHIQRALREPPQTLLGTILDDDIEAVSPTVHIATVTRLMATYNLSLVPVTDEDDVLLGAVSVDDVLDALLPTDWRDFDDDVTDKLMARSIDG, from the coding sequence GTGAATACTGCTGCTCCAACCACCGTGACGCCCGGACGTCGCCGCATCTTCGTCGCCAAGCTTGCCGGCACAGGCGTTTTTGACCCGTTGGGTGAAAAAGTTGGCACCATCCATGACGTCGTCGTGGCCATGCGACTCAAGACCCCGGCGAACGTCATCGGCTTCGTCATCGAGGTCGGACCGCGTCGCAGGATCTTCCTGCCTTTCACTCGCGTCACCTCCATCGAATCCGGAGCTGTTATCATCACAGGCCTGCTGAATCTGCGCCGCTTCAATCAGCGGCCAGCTGAAGCACTCGTCATTTCCCAGCTCTTCGACCGCATCATCACAATGAACGATGGCAGCGGCGAAGCAAAAATCCTCGACGTGGCGATGGAGCAGCGTCGCCCTCGTGACTGGGTGCTCACCAAACTGCATGTCCAGCGCCAGCGCCTCAACACGTTGGGATTCCGCCGCGGAGGCGAAACCCTGACCGTCGATATTCCACAAACCACCGGACTCTTCATTGCCGACTCCGACCAGACCGCCACCGCACTCATCCAATACACCGAGGACATGAAGGCAGCTGACCTGGCGGACTTCCTGCATGACCTGCCCGCTGACCGCCAGCTCGCGGTCGCTCAGGAACTGCCTGAACACCGACTGGCCGACGTGCTCGAAGAACTCGGTGATGATGACCGCGTGCAAATCGTGTCCGCATTGGAGACTGGACGCGCCGCCGACATCCTCGACGAAATGCAGCCTGACGACGCGGCCGACCTGATCTCTGAGCTGCCTGATCCGATTGCGCAATCCCTGCTGGCTCGGATGGGTCCCGAAGAAGCACAGGACGTGCGAAGGCTGCTGACCTATGCCGAATCAACGGCCGGCTCGCTGATGACCACCGAGCCCGTCATCCTCGGCCCTGACGCAACCGTGGCGCAGATGCTGGCCGCTGTGCGGCGCACTGACCTGCCCGCATCGCTGGCATCCATCGTGTGTGTCACGCGCCCACCCCAGGAAACACCGACCGGCCCGTTCCTGGGGGTTGTGCACATCCAGCGCGCGCTGCGTGAACCACCCCAAACACTGTTGGGAACGATCCTCGATGATGACATTGAGGCCGTCTCCCCCACCGTTCACATCGCGACAGTCACTCGTCTGATGGCAACGTACAACCTGTCTCTGGTGCCCGTCACCGACGAGGACGACGTTCTTCTGGGCGCTGTCTCCGTTGACGACGTCCTGGACGCGTTGCTGCCGACCGACTGGCGTGACTTTGATGATGACGTGACCGACAAGTTGATGGCAAGGAGCATCGATGGCTGA
- a CDS encoding Mrp/NBP35 family ATP-binding protein, with protein sequence MSETSIEHAVHSALETVMDPELHRPVTDLNMIDEVRIDGTTAHIGVLLTTAGCPLHETITRDIKAAVGAVDGIETVEVTMGVMNDEQKKALREKLNDGKAEREILFNKPDSLTRIIAVTSGKGGVGKSSMTANLAGAMASAGLKVGVLDADIYGFSIPRMMGVVHEPQVLDGMIIPPIGAGGVKVVSIGMFVPDGQAVVWRGPMLHRALQQFLADVFWGDLDVLLIDMPPGTGDVAISIAQLLPTSEILVVTTPQVAAAEVAERAGSIAAQTQQHVLGVIENMSYLVQPDGSRLEVFGTGGGESVSARLSAQLGYDVPLLAQIPLDIHLREGGDSGSPIVLSGEGDAATVLKTVGALLGQRKRGLAGMHLNVTPAQGGRLG encoded by the coding sequence ATGTCTGAAACGTCCATTGAACACGCTGTCCACTCCGCTCTTGAAACGGTGATGGATCCGGAACTGCACCGCCCGGTCACCGACCTCAACATGATTGACGAGGTCCGTATCGACGGGACCACCGCTCATATCGGTGTCCTGCTGACCACTGCGGGCTGTCCCCTCCACGAGACGATCACGCGCGACATCAAGGCTGCGGTGGGTGCCGTTGACGGTATCGAAACCGTCGAGGTCACGATGGGCGTCATGAATGACGAGCAAAAGAAAGCTTTACGTGAAAAGCTCAACGACGGGAAGGCCGAACGCGAGATCCTCTTCAACAAGCCCGATTCACTCACCCGCATCATTGCGGTCACATCCGGCAAGGGCGGGGTTGGCAAGTCGTCCATGACGGCGAACCTGGCCGGAGCAATGGCGTCCGCCGGCCTGAAAGTTGGCGTCCTCGACGCTGACATTTATGGCTTCTCCATTCCGCGCATGATGGGCGTGGTTCATGAGCCGCAGGTTCTGGACGGCATGATCATTCCGCCGATCGGTGCCGGCGGCGTCAAGGTCGTCTCAATCGGCATGTTTGTTCCGGACGGCCAGGCCGTCGTGTGGCGCGGACCGATGCTACACCGCGCACTCCAGCAGTTCCTCGCGGACGTATTCTGGGGTGACCTGGACGTTCTGCTCATCGATATGCCTCCCGGCACCGGTGATGTGGCAATCTCCATCGCACAACTGCTGCCAACCTCTGAAATCCTGGTCGTCACCACTCCGCAGGTTGCGGCGGCAGAGGTTGCGGAACGTGCCGGCTCCATCGCAGCGCAGACCCAGCAGCACGTCCTCGGCGTCATCGAGAACATGTCCTACCTGGTCCAGCCGGACGGGTCGCGCCTCGAAGTGTTCGGCACCGGCGGCGGCGAATCCGTATCGGCACGCCTGAGTGCACAACTCGGATACGACGTGCCGCTCCTGGCCCAGATTCCGCTCGACATTCACTTGCGCGAGGGCGGCGACTCCGGCTCCCCCATCGTCCTGAGTGGCGAAGGTGACGCAGCAACCGTCTTGAAAACGGTGGGCGCGCTGCTGGGACAGCGCAAGCGCGGACTGGCCGGAATGCACCTGAACGTGACACCTGCACAGGGAGGGCGCCTCGGATAG
- a CDS encoding thymidine phosphorylase, whose protein sequence is MSVEQFDVVDVISTKRDGGELDNHQIDWVIDAYTRGVVADEQMSALAMAIFINGMQRREIERWTQAMMSSGERMDFSSLTRPTSDKHSTGGVGDKITLPLAPLVAVYDVAVPQLSGRGLGHTGGTLDKMESIPGWRANLSNDEIMHMLDTVGAVICAAGSGLAPADRKLYALRDTTGTVDCIPLIASSIMSKKIAEGTSSLVLDVKVGSGAFMKDIDHARELARTMVDLGSDAGLSICALLTDMSTPLGRTVGNALEVREAVEVLAGGGPSDVVELTVALAREMLRQAGRGDVDPAEALADGRAMDKWREMVAGQGGDPDAALPAAQHTEVIAAEASGYVTAMDALSIGVASWRLGAGRARKEDAVQAEAGIEIHAKPGEAVTKGQPLLTLHTQTPERIERAREALSGAIAIGPERRGGADSVVLDRVDPQ, encoded by the coding sequence ATGAGCGTTGAACAGTTTGACGTTGTCGACGTCATCTCAACCAAGCGTGACGGAGGTGAGCTGGACAACCATCAGATCGACTGGGTGATCGATGCCTACACGCGAGGCGTCGTTGCCGATGAGCAAATGTCGGCGCTGGCGATGGCGATTTTCATCAACGGGATGCAGCGCCGTGAAATTGAGCGCTGGACGCAGGCCATGATGAGCTCCGGGGAACGGATGGACTTTTCCAGCCTGACGCGCCCCACCAGTGACAAGCACTCCACCGGCGGTGTCGGTGACAAGATCACGCTGCCGCTGGCACCTCTCGTCGCGGTGTATGACGTGGCCGTGCCGCAGCTGTCCGGGCGCGGCCTGGGGCACACCGGCGGAACCCTGGACAAGATGGAATCGATCCCCGGGTGGCGCGCGAACCTGAGCAATGACGAAATCATGCACATGCTGGATACGGTTGGGGCAGTGATCTGCGCGGCAGGGTCTGGGTTGGCTCCCGCTGACCGCAAGCTGTACGCGCTGCGTGACACGACCGGAACCGTTGACTGTATTCCGCTGATCGCATCGTCGATTATGTCGAAGAAGATTGCTGAAGGCACCAGCTCACTGGTGCTGGACGTGAAGGTCGGCTCCGGTGCCTTCATGAAAGACATTGACCATGCGCGCGAACTGGCACGCACGATGGTGGACCTTGGTTCAGATGCAGGTCTGTCGATCTGTGCGCTGCTCACCGACATGTCCACGCCGCTGGGACGTACTGTCGGCAACGCGCTGGAAGTGCGTGAAGCTGTGGAGGTCCTGGCCGGTGGCGGACCCTCTGACGTGGTGGAACTGACCGTTGCTCTGGCACGCGAAATGCTGCGTCAGGCTGGACGAGGAGACGTTGACCCTGCTGAAGCGCTCGCTGATGGCCGCGCGATGGACAAGTGGCGTGAAATGGTCGCAGGCCAGGGCGGGGATCCTGACGCTGCGCTGCCGGCTGCCCAGCACACGGAAGTCATTGCTGCCGAAGCTTCCGGATATGTCACCGCGATGGATGCACTCTCGATCGGTGTGGCCTCGTGGCGCCTGGGGGCTGGCCGCGCACGCAAGGAAGATGCCGTGCAGGCGGAAGCAGGCATCGAAATCCACGCCAAACCGGGTGAGGCCGTCACGAAGGGACAGCCTCTGTTGACGCTGCACACGCAGACACCTGAGCGAATCGAGCGGGCGCGTGAAGCCCTGTCGGGAGCCATCGCGATTGGCCCTGAGCGCCGCGGCGGTGCTGACTCCGTCGTGCTGGATCGAGTGGATCCTCAGTGA
- a CDS encoding general stress protein: protein MARRHGSALLAPTMPSGTEVGSYKTYMEASDAVDYLSDQGFDVQFITIVGTDLHMVERVTGKLTTGKVAASGAASGALWGAFIGLLMSFSLQSNMLPFMLLSLGGGALIGVIMSVLFYALTGSRRDFTSHSQTVASRYAVLAAAQIEEAYKLLQNTRGNLIQPIRQRRQRPEPTGPTEYGSRADEQPRFGVRLEEGQREQDQEQADEAPRNESVDPWAAPSKEGGDTAQQ, encoded by the coding sequence ATGGCACGCCGCCACGGTTCGGCGCTCCTTGCGCCAACAATGCCATCCGGTACAGAGGTTGGCTCATACAAGACCTATATGGAAGCGTCAGATGCGGTTGACTATCTGAGTGATCAGGGATTCGATGTTCAGTTCATCACGATTGTCGGCACGGACCTGCACATGGTGGAGCGTGTGACCGGCAAGCTGACGACCGGGAAGGTCGCTGCGTCGGGCGCTGCGTCGGGCGCATTGTGGGGCGCGTTCATTGGACTGCTGATGTCCTTTTCACTCCAAAGCAACATGTTGCCGTTCATGCTGCTGTCGCTGGGTGGTGGCGCACTGATCGGTGTCATCATGTCGGTGCTGTTCTACGCGCTGACAGGGTCGCGTCGAGATTTCACGTCGCATTCACAGACCGTAGCCTCACGCTACGCGGTGCTGGCAGCGGCGCAGATTGAAGAGGCCTACAAGTTGCTGCAAAATACGCGTGGCAACCTGATCCAGCCGATCCGTCAGCGCAGGCAGCGCCCGGAACCGACTGGTCCGACTGAGTACGGCTCACGTGCTGATGAACAGCCACGTTTCGGTGTGCGCCTGGAAGAAGGACAGCGCGAGCAAGACCAGGAACAGGCGGACGAGGCTCCACGGAATGAATCGGTCGACCCGTGGGCGGCGCCCAGCAAGGAAGGCGGGGACACCGCTCAGCAGTAG
- a CDS encoding phospho-sugar mutase: MDIDVEAVRRWIDDDPDEATARELTDLLEQSATSEDARIELADRFKGLLEFGTAGLRGHLGGGPNRMNRAVVIRAAAGLMEVLKRHAGPDFSIVIGCDARYGSRQFALDTAGVATAAGGTAYVLPLAMPTPLTAFALRHLEADAAVMVTASHNPAEDNGYKVYLGGRVVTDSGQGSQIVPPFDAEIFEAIQAVTSVRDVPRAQSGWHELDDSVVEAYLDRVTSLVTGGPENAQLRIVVTSMHGVGGATMSEALRRRGFSDVHVVAQQQDPDPDFPTVRFPNPEEPGALDLAMQLARDVNADIILANDPDADRCSAALPDPSIEGGWRQLTGDQVGALLGLRAVTQARGGEGNPTVANSIVSSRLLSRIAQTHGVTHRVTLTGFKWISRVPNLVFGYEEALGYCVDPGYVRDKDGISACLQLARFAAERKADGSSLRAVLDELACEFGLYATSPLTIRVDDLATITTGMANLRERGVDSLAGSPVIETTDLTNGSEQLDLPGTDALIFRTESDDRVVARPSGTEPKLKCYCEVVIPVSDGNVDAARTQAAERLERVKTDLRAALGV; encoded by the coding sequence ATGGATATCGACGTTGAAGCTGTTCGCCGGTGGATTGACGACGATCCTGACGAAGCGACCGCACGCGAGCTGACGGATCTGCTTGAGCAGTCCGCGACTAGCGAGGATGCGCGCATTGAACTGGCCGACCGTTTCAAGGGCCTCCTCGAATTCGGAACAGCCGGGCTGCGCGGCCATCTCGGAGGCGGGCCGAACAGAATGAACCGCGCTGTGGTGATCCGCGCTGCAGCCGGCCTCATGGAGGTTCTCAAACGCCATGCGGGCCCGGACTTTTCGATCGTCATCGGCTGCGATGCCCGATATGGGTCGCGCCAGTTCGCCCTCGATACGGCGGGGGTTGCGACCGCAGCCGGCGGCACTGCCTACGTCCTGCCGCTCGCCATGCCCACGCCCCTCACAGCGTTCGCATTGCGCCACCTGGAAGCCGATGCGGCAGTGATGGTGACGGCCTCGCACAACCCGGCCGAAGATAACGGCTACAAGGTCTACCTGGGTGGGCGCGTGGTCACAGATTCTGGTCAGGGCTCTCAGATCGTCCCGCCTTTCGATGCGGAAATTTTCGAGGCGATCCAGGCCGTCACTTCTGTTCGTGACGTTCCGCGCGCCCAGTCAGGCTGGCATGAACTCGACGACTCAGTCGTGGAAGCCTATCTGGATCGAGTCACCTCACTGGTGACGGGCGGGCCAGAAAATGCGCAGCTACGCATCGTCGTGACCTCCATGCACGGTGTGGGCGGAGCAACGATGAGTGAAGCACTGCGCCGGCGCGGCTTTTCCGATGTTCACGTCGTTGCCCAGCAGCAGGATCCTGATCCGGATTTCCCGACCGTGCGTTTCCCCAATCCTGAAGAGCCGGGGGCACTGGACCTGGCGATGCAGCTGGCGCGCGACGTTAATGCCGACATCATCCTGGCGAACGATCCAGATGCTGACCGCTGCAGCGCCGCGCTTCCCGATCCCTCCATCGAGGGTGGCTGGAGGCAGTTGACCGGAGATCAGGTAGGCGCACTGCTGGGACTGCGGGCAGTCACGCAGGCACGTGGCGGCGAGGGCAACCCGACCGTTGCCAACTCGATTGTGTCCTCACGTCTGCTGTCGCGCATCGCGCAGACGCACGGCGTGACACACCGTGTCACACTGACCGGTTTCAAGTGGATTTCCCGCGTACCGAACCTGGTCTTCGGCTATGAAGAAGCTTTGGGATACTGCGTCGATCCGGGGTATGTGCGCGACAAGGACGGCATTTCAGCGTGCCTGCAGTTGGCGCGCTTTGCAGCAGAACGCAAGGCTGACGGCTCTTCTCTTCGGGCAGTTCTCGATGAGCTGGCCTGCGAGTTCGGCCTGTATGCGACCTCTCCCCTGACTATCCGTGTCGATGACCTGGCCACAATTACGACCGGTATGGCGAATCTGCGCGAGCGCGGTGTGGATTCGCTGGCCGGCTCCCCCGTCATCGAGACAACAGACCTGACGAACGGCTCTGAGCAGCTCGATCTGCCCGGTACGGATGCGCTTATTTTCCGCACCGAATCCGATGACCGCGTGGTGGCTCGCCCCTCGGGCACTGAGCCGAAGTTGAAGTGCTACTGCGAGGTTGTGATCCCTGTTTCGGATGGGAATGTGGACGCGGCCCGAACACAAGCCGCCGAGCGCCTCGAGCGGGTCAAAACTGACCTGCGCGCAGCGCTCGGCGTGTAG
- the deoC gene encoding deoxyribose-phosphate aldolase produces the protein MTTRSDVAQMIDHTLLKPESTDQDVRALIAQAQELGTYSVCVSPSMLPIDAPEGLHVACVCGFPSGAHKAEVKAAEAAQAVRDGADEIDMVVNLALVKQADWDGVRADIAAVRAACPDSVLKVIIESAVLTDEEIVETCKQAEAAGADFVKTSTGFHPSGGASVHAVELMRQTVGDRLGVKASGGIRDAQSALAMIEAGASRLGLSSSAAVLDGLDD, from the coding sequence ATGACCACTCGATCCGACGTCGCACAGATGATCGACCACACATTGCTCAAACCGGAATCAACCGACCAGGACGTGCGCGCGCTGATTGCACAGGCTCAGGAACTGGGCACCTACTCCGTGTGCGTGTCACCGTCGATGCTGCCCATCGACGCCCCTGAAGGACTCCACGTGGCGTGCGTGTGCGGATTCCCTTCCGGCGCGCACAAGGCCGAGGTGAAAGCCGCTGAAGCTGCTCAAGCCGTTCGTGACGGTGCTGACGAGATTGACATGGTTGTGAACCTTGCGCTGGTTAAGCAGGCAGACTGGGATGGTGTGCGCGCCGACATTGCGGCCGTGCGTGCAGCATGCCCCGACTCGGTTTTGAAAGTCATCATCGAATCAGCCGTCCTGACCGATGAGGAAATCGTGGAGACCTGCAAGCAGGCAGAAGCTGCCGGAGCGGACTTCGTCAAGACATCCACCGGTTTCCACCCTTCGGGCGGCGCATCGGTCCACGCCGTTGAACTCATGCGTCAGACCGTGGGAGACCGCCTGGGAGTCAAGGCATCGGGCGGAATTCGCGATGCTCAGAGCGCGCTCGCCATGATCGAAGCAGGCGCCTCCCGGCTTGGCCTGTCCTCCTCGGCCGCCGTGCTGGACGGCCTGGACGACTAG
- a CDS encoding O-methyltransferase, which produces MWVWEDVVTSDKAQTWVFSEEYVSESETIRRARDVAIELGAEPISTGVGATLRMLASCTGAKAVLEIGTGAGVSGLWMLEGIPTNGVLTTIDVEPEFHRHARRAFESAGRGSGHTRLISGRALDVLPRMAAGAYDMIVIDADVKETPEYLDHALRILRPGGTAVVVHALWHDRVADPARRDEETVVMREVIRVMGETEDFVTSLLPVGDGVLVAVKA; this is translated from the coding sequence ATGTGGGTGTGGGAGGACGTCGTGACATCAGATAAAGCGCAAACCTGGGTTTTTTCAGAAGAATACGTCAGCGAATCTGAGACCATTCGGCGCGCGCGCGACGTTGCCATCGAGCTGGGAGCTGAGCCTATTTCAACAGGTGTCGGCGCAACGCTGCGGATGCTTGCCTCGTGCACCGGAGCGAAAGCTGTCCTGGAAATCGGCACGGGTGCAGGTGTGTCAGGCCTGTGGATGCTTGAGGGGATTCCGACCAACGGTGTGCTCACCACAATTGACGTGGAACCTGAATTCCATCGTCATGCCCGCCGCGCATTTGAATCGGCCGGCCGGGGTTCCGGCCACACACGCCTGATCTCTGGCAGGGCGCTTGATGTACTGCCCCGCATGGCAGCCGGTGCCTACGACATGATCGTCATTGACGCTGACGTGAAGGAAACGCCCGAATACCTCGACCATGCGCTGCGCATCCTCCGCCCAGGCGGCACAGCGGTGGTGGTACACGCATTGTGGCATGACCGAGTCGCAGATCCGGCCCGCCGTGACGAGGAAACCGTTGTCATGCGTGAAGTGATTCGCGTGATGGGTGAAACGGAGGATTTCGTCACCTCGCTGCTTCCGGTCGGTGACGGCGTCCTGGTTGCTGTCAAAGCCTGA